The Agrococcus sp. ProA11 genomic sequence CGGCGCCTACTTCATCCTGCGCCACGTCTTCTACGCGCAGGGCGTGGTCTCGATCATCATCGAGCTCGTCGGCGGCTGCGTGTTCCTCTTCGTCATCCTCAGGAAGGGTCGGCTGTGATCACACTCCACGAGGTCCGCAAGGACTACGGCGATGAGGTCGCGATCGGCCCCGTCACGATCGAGATACCTCGGGGCGGCATCACCGCGCTCATCGGTCCGAACGGCGCGGGGAAGTCGACGCTGCTGACGATGATGGGGCGGCTGCTCGCGCTCGACGACGGCGCGATCGAGATCGCTGGCATGGATGTGACGAGCAGCCGCTCGAAGGACCTCGCCAAGGTCGTCTCCATCCTGCGTCAGGAGAACCACTTCATCACCCGGCTCACGGTGCGGCAGCTGGTCGGATTCGGTCGCTTCCCGCACTCCCGCGGTCGACTGTCGGCGCACGACGAGGAGCTCATCAGCCGCTCGATCGACTTCGTCGACCTCGCCGCGCTCGAGCACCGCTATCTCGATGAGCTCTCCGGTGGCCAGCGGCAGCGCGCCTACGTCGCGATGGTGCTCGCACAGGACACGGAGTACGTGCTGCTCGACGAGCCGCTCAACAATCTCGACATGCGGCACTCCGTGCAGATGATGCGCCATCTGCGCCGGGCAGCCGAGGAGCTCGGGCGCACGATCGTGCTGGTGGTGCACGACATCAACTTCGCTGGGCACTACGCCGATCGCATCTGCGCCGTGAAGGACGGGCGCGTGGTCGAGTTCGGCCCGGCGGCGCAGATCATGACCGACGAGGTGCTCTCGCGCGTGTTCGAGACTCCCGTGCGGGTCATCGACGGCCCCAGCGGCCCGATCGCGGTCTACTACTGAGCCCGCCAGCGGCACCGCGCAGGCGGGAGGCGCGGCGGATGTCCGGAGCGCGCGCGCAGGCGGAGCCGCGTACGGTGGGGGCCATGGCACGCATCATCGTCCTCGGCGCCCACGGCAAGGTGGGGCTCCACGCGCTGCGCATGCTCGCGCACGCGGAGCACACCGTCCACGGCGTCATCCGCAAGCCCGAGCAGGCGGGCGACATCGAAGCCACCGGCGCGGAGCCGGTGGTCGCCGACCTCGAGTCGCTCGAGCAGCCGGCCGTCGACCGCCTCCTGCAGGGGTATGACGTGGTCGTCTGGTCGGCGGGAGCCGGCGGCGGCAGCCCCGAGCGCACGTGGGCCGTCGACCACGACGCGGCGCTGAAGGTGGTGAGGGCTGCCGACCGCTCGGGCGCGCGGCTGCTGATGGTGTCCTACTTCGGCGCGAGCCGAGACCACGGCGTGCCCGAGGACAATGACTTCTTCGCGTACGCGGAGGCCAAGTCGCTCGTCGACGAGGCGATCCGTGATTCCGGTGCCGACTGGGTGATCCTGGCACCGTCGACGCTCACGCTCGATGACGAGAGCGGCATCGAGATCGATGAGCCGGAGGGGTCGCTGGAAGCGACCGAGATCTCGCGCGCCACCGTCGCGCGGCTCATCGCCGAGGTCGTCGCGCGGCCCGAGCTGCGCGGGATCACGATCCGCGCGAACGCCGGGGGCACGCAGGTCGGCGAGGCGCTGGAGGCGCTGTCGGTCTCGTGACGCGAGCGGGCTGCGCCCGCGCGCTCCTCGACCTGCGGGGATGACGCGAGCGGGCTGCGCCCGCGCGCTCCTCGCGCTGCGGGGCGCTCGCTAGAGCTCGATCGAGTACATCGTCGAGCCGTGCTCCTTGGTGTAGCCGAGGCTCGCGTACATGCCGTGCGCGCCCGACGGGTTCTCGGTGTCGACGTCGAGCACGGCGGCCTCCATGCCCGCATCCGCGAACGCCCGCATGCTCGCGGCGAGCGCCACGATGGCCGCCTTCCGCCCGCGATAGGCGCGGCGCGTGCCGAGCAGCTCGGTGTAGCCGAAGCTGTAGCCGCGCACCTCGAAATCGGCCGCGAAGCGGCTGTTGAGCGCATACGCGACCACGAGCGGCTGCCCGGCCTGGAGCGCCGCGCGCGTATCGGCATCCGTCGCCTCGTCGGCCAGCAGCGCGTCGACGTCGGGCGCGTCGTCGACCACGACGTACGACCACTCGGGAGCGAACTCGCTGCGCCCGTTCGTCCACTGCTCCATGGTCTGCGGCTGGCTGCCCCAGTGATCGCGGAACGCGTCGTTGTGCGCGAGCCGCGTCGCATCATCGACCTCTGACGAGAACGGCACGAGCCGCAGCGAGCCCGCGAGCTCGACCTCGGGGATGGCGGGCGCGTCGCCCTGCAGCGGCCGCTTGAGGTCGGAGAAGTAGCGGCGGGGCTCGAAGCCGGCGTGCAGGTAGAGGCGGTGCTTCGAGGCGGGGTCGTCATCCTCGGCGTAGACGGCGATGCGAGCGGGCAGCTCCTTGCCGGATGCGGCCAGGATCTGCCGCGCGCGCGCCACCTGCCAGGCGAGCACCTCGCGGCCGATGCCCTCGCCGCGTCGAGCGGGGTGCACGCCACCGAAGGCGAACACGCGCAGGGTCGTGGTGTCGCCGGGCGCGGTGCTCACGAGCGCCGCGGCGCGCAGCTCGCCATCGGCTTCGAAGCCGAGCAGCGTGTCGTGCTCGAGGTCGCGCCAGGCGGCGCCGAGCTCCTCGCGCGTCTCGGCCTCGGTCTCGCGGTACGGCGCGCCGTCAGCCTCGGCCATGGCATTGGTCAGCGCCGTCAGCCGTGCGGCGTCGTCGATCGTGGCGGCACGCCAGGCGAGCGAGCCCGCGGAGATCTCTGGCAGGGTCGCGGGCGCGGCCGCGCGGTCGGCGATCGGGGAGAGCTGGGTCACGACACCAGGGTAGAACCATCGGCTCACAAGCGGTCCACCGTAGGCTCGAGGCATGATCGATCGACCCACGAGGATCGGCGTGCAGCTCGCGCCGCAGCACACGACGATGCAGGCCACCATCGATGCGGCGAAGCGGTTGGAGGACCTGGGCGTCGACGCCGTCTTCGGCTGGGACCACTTCTTCCCGCTCTCTGGCGACCCCGACGGCGTGCACTTCGAGGCCACGGCGCAGCTCGCGGCCTGGGCGGTCGCCACCGAGCGCGTGCAGCTGGGTGCGCTGGTGTTCTGCAACTCCTACCGCAACCCGGACCTGCTGGCCGACACGGTGCGCACGATCGATCACATCGCCGGCGGCCGCTTCATCTTCGGCATCGGCGGCGGTTGGTATGAGCGCGACTACGAGGAGTACGGCTACGAGTTCGGCACGCCCGGCTCGCGCCTCCGCGACCTGGCCGCGTCGCTGCCGCGCATCCGCGAGCGCTGGGCGAAGCTGAATCCGCCGCCGATGGGGGAGATGCCGATCCTGATCGGCGGCAAGGGCGAGCGGAAGACGCTGCCGATGGTGGCCGAGCACGCCGACATCTGGCAC encodes the following:
- a CDS encoding ATP-binding cassette domain-containing protein gives rise to the protein MITLHEVRKDYGDEVAIGPVTIEIPRGGITALIGPNGAGKSTLLTMMGRLLALDDGAIEIAGMDVTSSRSKDLAKVVSILRQENHFITRLTVRQLVGFGRFPHSRGRLSAHDEELISRSIDFVDLAALEHRYLDELSGGQRQRAYVAMVLAQDTEYVLLDEPLNNLDMRHSVQMMRHLRRAAEELGRTIVLVVHDINFAGHYADRICAVKDGRVVEFGPAAQIMTDEVLSRVFETPVRVIDGPSGPIAVYY
- a CDS encoding SDR family oxidoreductase encodes the protein MARIIVLGAHGKVGLHALRMLAHAEHTVHGVIRKPEQAGDIEATGAEPVVADLESLEQPAVDRLLQGYDVVVWSAGAGGGSPERTWAVDHDAALKVVRAADRSGARLLMVSYFGASRDHGVPEDNDFFAYAEAKSLVDEAIRDSGADWVILAPSTLTLDDESGIEIDEPEGSLEATEISRATVARLIAEVVARPELRGITIRANAGGTQVGEALEALSVS
- a CDS encoding GNAT family N-acetyltransferase is translated as MTQLSPIADRAAAPATLPEISAGSLAWRAATIDDAARLTALTNAMAEADGAPYRETEAETREELGAAWRDLEHDTLLGFEADGELRAAALVSTAPGDTTTLRVFAFGGVHPARRGEGIGREVLAWQVARARQILAASGKELPARIAVYAEDDDPASKHRLYLHAGFEPRRYFSDLKRPLQGDAPAIPEVELAGSLRLVPFSSEVDDATRLAHNDAFRDHWGSQPQTMEQWTNGRSEFAPEWSYVVVDDAPDVDALLADEATDADTRAALQAGQPLVVAYALNSRFAADFEVRGYSFGYTELLGTRRAYRGRKAAIVALAASMRAFADAGMEAAVLDVDTENPSGAHGMYASLGYTKEHGSTMYSIEL
- a CDS encoding LLM class F420-dependent oxidoreductase, encoding MIDRPTRIGVQLAPQHTTMQATIDAAKRLEDLGVDAVFGWDHFFPLSGDPDGVHFEATAQLAAWAVATERVQLGALVFCNSYRNPDLLADTVRTIDHIAGGRFIFGIGGGWYERDYEEYGYEFGTPGSRLRDLAASLPRIRERWAKLNPPPMGEMPILIGGKGERKTLPMVAEHADIWHSFVQPDELPHKLDVLRRACEERGRDIAEIEISNGASVRDGVGGVAFERLDALHASGTRLLTIPLSGDDTPDGYALDRVQPFLDWRDRKNA